The following proteins are encoded in a genomic region of Xenopus laevis strain J_2021 chromosome 3L, Xenopus_laevis_v10.1, whole genome shotgun sequence:
- the LOC121401396 gene encoding histone-lysine N-methyltransferase set-1-like produces MDVIIAHYKHEKPTPSQVQSYLKRQGWLKHAPTVEDILLYWEASEKPKPDAIERKIQSFVKTQQWPGLAVVDDPVKGQKVVTLQDFKKGDYICDYHGPVISAKEGERLMRSVEQNEMGYLYFFLDRGNKRLCIDAQNVPCSCHSELPTTYGRKINHSRKRPNLKPMVKYFPDDTRPHILFSANKAIDAGTELLFDYGVTRKSFSGEGADLPWIDE; encoded by the exons ATGGATGTCATCATTG CACATTACAAGCATGAAAAGCCAACCCCCAGCCAAGTCCAGAGCTACCTGAAGCGGCAAGGGTGGCTTAAGCATGCCCCAACTGTGGAAGACATCCTGCTGTACTGGGAGGCCAGCGAAAAGCCAAAACCTGATGCCattgaaagaaaaatacaaagttttgtcAAGACTCAACAGTGGCCAGGATTAGCTGTTGTGGATGATCCTGTCAAAGGACAGAAAGTAGTAACTCTCCAGGACTTTAAAAAAGGAGACTACATTTGTGACTACCATGGGCCGGTCATTTCAGCAAAGGAAGGGGAACGGCTGATGAGGTCGGTGGAACAGAATGAAATGGGATACTTATATTTCTTCTTGGACAGAGGGAATAAAAGACTCTGTATCGATGCCCAAAATGTCCCTTGCTCCTGTCACAGTGAGCTACCGACAACTTACGGGAGAAAAATTAATCACTCTCGTAAAAGGCCAAACCTTAAACCTATGGTAAAATATTTCCCGGATGACACAAGGCCGCACATTTTGTTTTCGGCAAACAAGGCCATTGATGCTGGAACAGAATTGCTGTTTGATTATGGAGTCACACGGAAGTCCTTTTCTGGGGAGGGGGCAGATCTACCATGGATTGATGAGTAG